Proteins encoded in a region of the Devosia sp. RR2S18 genome:
- a CDS encoding 2-isopropylmalate synthase produces the protein MTATTDTNKDRVFIFDTTLRDGEQSPGATMTLEEKLQVAEALDDMGVDIIEAGFPIASTGDFEAVVAVAKQVKRATVAGLARAITADIDRAGEAVRHARRGRIHTFVSTSPIHLAHQMKKTEDEVIEIIARTVAQARNLIDDVEWSAMDATRTPLEFLKRCVETAIKSGATTINLPDTVGYAVPDEHEAMFRDIITAVPGAEKAIFSAHCHDDLGLAVANSLAAVRGGARQVECTINGLGERAGNAALEEIVMALRTRGDAMPYHTQIETTHLARASRIVSAASNFPVQYNKAIVGKNAFAHESGIHQDGMLKNAETYEIMTPASVGIKETTLVMGKHSGRAAFKDKLKELGYELGDNAFQEAFQRFKDLADRKKHVYDADIVALVDDEVGSVGDRIKLVDMEVVTKTGGIHRCNLTLSIDGEENAVTYEGTGSVDAIFNAIKEAVGQQPHLVLYAVDGITGGTDAQAGAHVRLEMNGRIVSGNAAEPDTLVASARAYLNAYNRLLIERGAAAQGAMAG, from the coding sequence ATGACTGCCACCACCGACACCAACAAAGACCGCGTCTTCATTTTCGACACGACACTGCGAGACGGCGAACAATCGCCCGGCGCGACCATGACGCTGGAAGAGAAACTCCAGGTCGCCGAGGCCCTAGACGATATGGGCGTCGACATTATCGAGGCGGGTTTCCCTATCGCGTCCACCGGCGACTTCGAGGCCGTTGTCGCCGTGGCCAAGCAGGTCAAGCGCGCCACCGTGGCTGGCCTAGCCCGCGCCATCACGGCCGATATCGACCGGGCGGGTGAAGCCGTGCGCCATGCGCGCCGCGGCCGGATACACACCTTTGTATCCACCTCGCCCATCCATCTGGCCCACCAGATGAAGAAGACCGAGGACGAGGTCATCGAGATCATCGCCCGCACCGTGGCGCAGGCACGCAATCTGATCGACGATGTCGAATGGTCGGCAATGGACGCGACCCGTACCCCACTCGAGTTCCTCAAGCGCTGCGTCGAGACGGCGATCAAGTCCGGCGCGACGACGATCAACCTGCCCGATACGGTCGGCTATGCCGTCCCCGATGAACATGAGGCCATGTTCCGCGACATCATCACCGCAGTTCCCGGCGCAGAAAAGGCGATTTTCTCGGCCCATTGCCACGACGATCTGGGTCTGGCAGTCGCCAACTCACTCGCGGCCGTGCGTGGCGGCGCCCGGCAGGTGGAATGCACCATCAACGGCTTGGGCGAACGGGCTGGCAATGCCGCGCTGGAGGAAATCGTCATGGCGCTGCGCACACGCGGCGATGCCATGCCGTACCACACGCAGATCGAGACCACTCATTTGGCCCGTGCCAGCCGGATCGTGTCGGCGGCTTCCAATTTCCCGGTGCAGTACAACAAGGCTATTGTGGGCAAGAACGCCTTTGCGCATGAGAGCGGCATCCACCAAGACGGCATGCTCAAAAATGCCGAAACCTATGAGATCATGACCCCGGCCAGCGTCGGCATCAAGGAAACGACCTTGGTGATGGGCAAGCATTCTGGTCGCGCGGCTTTCAAGGACAAGCTCAAGGAACTGGGTTACGAGCTGGGCGACAACGCTTTCCAGGAGGCCTTCCAGCGCTTCAAGGATCTCGCCGATCGCAAGAAGCACGTCTATGACGCCGATATCGTCGCGCTGGTGGATGACGAGGTCGGTTCGGTAGGCGACCGCATCAAGTTGGTGGACATGGAAGTGGTCACCAAGACCGGCGGTATTCACCGCTGCAACCTCACGCTCTCCATCGATGGGGAAGAAAACGCCGTCACCTATGAGGGCACCGGGTCGGTTGACGCGATCTTCAATGCCATCAAGGAGGCGGTGGGCCAGCAGCCGCATCTGGTGCTCTATGCGGTGGACGGTATCACCGGCGGCACCGATGCCCAGGCTGGTGCCCATGTGCGTCTCGAGATGAATGGCCGTATCGTCTCGGGCAATGCCGCTGAGCCGGATACGCTCGTAGCCTCCGCCCGCGCCTATCTCAACGCCTATAACCGTCTCCTGATCGAACGGGGCGCGGCGGCACAGGGCGCCATGGCGGGCTAG